The window AGCATGGTAACAGCATCAACCCAATCATAACAGTTCTGTAAAAAGGATGTCAGTAAAGGTGAAGCTCAGAGTGAACTGAGGCTCTGAGGAAAGGTAAAgtcaattaataaaataaagaaaaatgggtCTTTAAGGGCTGTATTAGGGAAAGttagatcaaagagggaaaagaactttAGGGTATGTGGGTAAAATGGTGATAACTGACCATTGAGAGAATGCCAAGCTGCTCAGCTCTTATCTGGACTATTTTCTCTGCCAAGCAAAATCTCCTTTGGACTGGAAAGATATCTGATGGATAATGGATAATCAGTCTAAGTAAGGAGATAGATGCTACAGATATTGATGGAGCATCTTCTCAGTGCTCCAAGGTGTTAGAGTTACAAATTCAAAGAATAAATACTCTCATAAGGAGCTCATATTCCATCATGGCAAAAACAACATGTAGACATGTTTAAATATGTACAGAAGCAGTATGAGAGAGTTAAGGAGGAAGGATATGGTTTAGAAAAGATTTCATCAAGAAGGTGATGTTCCAGCTATGatttgaaaaaagataaattgtgtgaggtggaagggaggaagggctATATTTTAGGCATGGAAGGGGCAAAGGCTTGGAGACAGAAAATTGAGTACCATCTGTGACCAATTGGCTTTCTGGACGGTAGTGTGGGAAGGGGAAGATAATGAGACTGCACAGATGGGTTAGGGCTAGGTTGTGAAGAatggttttaaaagccaaacaaaaatttctttttgatccCAGAAGCAATAGAGAATCACTGGAGTCTATTGAATAGAAGAATAAACTGGTAAAATTGTGCTTAAGTGTGGAGCTGTGTGGAGATTAGACTTAAGTATTGAAAGACTTGAGACCGACTGGAAGGTATTGAAAGACTTGAGACCAACTGGGAGGCTGTTACCATAGTCTGGTTGAGGTGATGAGGTCCTGAACTAAGATAAACATCTTAGGATAGAGGAGAGGTTGGGTGCAAGAGTTGTTGGGAAAGTGGAaataagatttggcaaatgatttcGTTAGTAAGGTGAAGACAGGTAAGGATTCAGGAATAATGCTGAGGTTACAAACCTGAGAGATTGGCAGAGTTGGTGATACCTTCAgtagaaatagggaaagaaaaagtgtTGAATTTTGAGAtgttcagtttgaaatgtccaattaGCAGTTGTTACTGTAGTTCAAGGGGAGAGCCTGGGATTAAATAGTTTGTttaaagatggtaattaaatttATTGGAGCTGATGAATTCgctgaagagagggagagagagaagagggcctAGAACAAAAACACCTACAGTTGGAATGATATGAATGTTGAAACATAGAAGGTGACTTAGAAGGAATCTGTGATCAGACAAATGGGAGAACAAGGAGAAAATCTCTAGGAATAGGGAATGTTCAACAATATTAAATGCAATAGAGAGATCAAGAAGTATGAGGGCTGAGAAAAAAACCCACTGAAATCAtgggtaattttggagagagtaaTTTCAATTGAGTGATGAATGGGGTCCAAAACCATATTGCAAAGAAGTGTTAAGAGAAACAATGGATGCAGATCATTCTTTTCCCTAGTTTAtctggaaaagggagaagaaataggatAGTTGCAAATTTAGGATGTATCTAGTTGGGTTTAttgaagtttttgtttctttaatttggggagacatgggcatgtttgaAGGCAGTAGAGAAGGAACCATTAGCTCTGGAGAGATTAAAGATTAGGGAGAAGGGAGATGATTTGAGGGGTCAGTAAAATTGAGGATGGGATCAAGGGCATATTAAAGGGATTAGACCTGACAAGAAAAGCCACTTCATTGTCACAGactgggagaaagaaggagaaagtttaggggaggggaaagagtgaTATCAAGGGATTTAGGGATGAATCaagtgagagaaagaggaaacTCTTAAACCAGATTAAAtcaaatggcctcaattttctcaatggCCAAATCTTCAACTCATAAtgtagggagagaagaaagataggATTGAGGAAAGGCAATTATCCAGATTTTTGCAAATGGAGTATACAAAGTATAGGCCGGCAAACTTGACATTGGTTTCCAGAAAAATCCTAGAATATATTATTACAGATATAGTTAATGAAAATCTACCATAAGGAGTGGTCATTTAAGAGTCAATATAGCTTCATCAGAATTCTATAGGCCATGTCAAactctttttcctcccctttttattttaataagttaCTAAACTGATAGATTAGGAGAACGTTATGGATAAAGTTTATCAAGATTTAATAGTGTTTGAGAAATAAAATGGTGCCTGCTATtcttgcaggaaaaaaaatgtagttaTATGTGTGAGACAGTGTCATGAGTTAAATTTGGAACTCATTAAATACTGAGACAGAGAGTAGTTATTAAGGGTTCATTGTCAGCTTGGAAGGAGGTCTCCAAGGGAGGGAAAGCCCACCAAACTGTGCTTGGTCTGGAATGTTGTTCTTTGAGGGACTTGGATCAAGGCATAAATGGCATATTTATTGAGCTTGCAGATGACACAGCTGGGAGGGTTGACTTAATACTGCATAAGAAAATCAAGATGCAAAAGAGCTTGACTGGCTGGAACATCTGTTGGAATCCAATAAAGTGACattgaataggaataaatgtaaaattccaCATTTGGGTTCAAGAAATTGACTTTACAACTACAAAATGCAAGAATATTTAGGAAGTAGTTTGCCTGAAAAAGGTTTGTGAGTTTTAATGACTTGGAAGCTCAACATGAATTTATAGAATGATATGACCAGTAAATATGCAAATGATAGAATCATGGGCTGCATTAAGATGCACAGATGCCAGAAGTCAAGGACTCTATGATCTCCTGTCATCCAAATCTGGTCAGAAGGTGTCTAGGGGCTTGTTATCTAATTCTTACCgatacattttaggaaggacctTGATAAACTTGAGATCATCTGGGTGAGGACTGTGGAAAAGAAGACTAGGTGATTGATTGGCTGATAGCCATCTCTCTCTACAAGTGTGCTGTTTGGCCCCTGAGGGCAGAAACAGGAGCAACAAGTGGAAAATGCAAAGttaggaaaaacttcctgacaATGACAGTTTCTGGAACCATCCATGATGGCCTAGGGAAGAGATTTATTCCTTGGCTCTGGAGTTCTTTCAAAGGCTGAACGGCCCCTTTTTGAATAGTGCGTTGTGGGCATTCTTTCTCAGGTGTGGCTTAGGATAGATGGCTGCCGAGGTTCCTCCCAACTCCAAAACTCTGGCATTCCTGTGACTTCTACCACTGCCCAGAAATCACTCTGTCCCCTCATCCTCCCTGTTAGCATTCCTCAAACCTTCAGTCTTTCCCCCAACACTCCCACGTGTTGCCCTCATGCACTCCTTGAAAGCTTCCCCTAACTTCCCATGGATTTTGACTCTTTAAACTTCCTCAATATCAATCCAGCCATCCCAGGAGACTGCACCCAATGTCTCCTGAGTCCCTCAGCCCCTCCTAGACTTACTTGAATTTATCCCAGGACTCATAACACACCCAGAAAACCCCTGGTCATTTTGTTCGCCATTTTGTTCGTCATTTTGTTTGAGTCTGTCAAAATCCCAGAAATCCATTCCATGCTCTTCTGCATGCTTCATCCATTCCCACCCAGAAAACTTCCCCAATTTCTCCTTTGAGCCCCCAAATCCTGAAACTCCTCATGTTCTTTGGGATTCCTAAACCCATTTCCCCTTCCAAAAAAGGGGGATAACCCCAGCCaacctctttctcctcctccctaaGCCCACTCTCCTATTCTCTCCATCCCCCTGACCACAGATGGCATTAGGACTAGTTCAGACCACACATGATCTGGATGTGGGCTCCACCTTGGATCAGCTGCTGGGGGCAGCAGATGCTCTGCAGGCCCAGATGTCAGAAAATAAACTGAAGCTGAGGGGAGCCCAGGAGCAAGCGGCACAGGCATCAGACACAGCTGCACATTTGGGCAAGGTGAGATATGGCCCTTACTGCTGGGCACTACTGAGGAAGATACCAGGGTAGCAGGATATTCCAGAAATGAAGGGGAGGTTGTCCTTAGGGTGAAAGTCTTCTGAATCCTAGGAAAGGGAGAGTACGGTGAAAATTCCCAAGTGGGACTAGGAGGACTAGGGAAGAAAGACCTCAGGAAAAGAACTGTGGTGGGAACTCATTCCTGGTGGGTGGTAGGTCCTGACTCTGCCGGGATCTGTTTCTAAAGGGGGAATCTTGAGTTTGAGAAGAGCCTGAGGttcagggaaagggaggaagagttTAAAGGTGATTGGGCCTCCCCTGGCCCTACCTCCTTTTCCCGCCGGTTCTCTTTGCCCGCAGGAGCTGCAGACAGCCAAATTACAGTTCTCAGAATTGCAATCTGGGATTGATGGCCTTGGGGATGAAGTGAATGGGGCCAAAAGTCGCTTGCAGCGGATTCATGCAGAAGCCCGGGAGCTGCTGAAGAAAGCAAGCAGGAGCCGGAACCGCCTAGAGGGTGAGGCTGTGGGGATGTGTACCTGATAGGATCCTGAGGATTTCAGGAGAGTCTTGGGTGTTTGGGGGACTCAAGGAGTCCCAGAAAGCTCATAGTTTCTCAGatttttcagagaaacctgatgTATTTGGGAAGGATTCAGAATCCTGAGTTTTGGAGGGTTTCTGAGATACTAGAATTTTGGGGAACTCATTCACAGGGGAGCCCAGGGGCCATGAATGTTAGAGGTCTCCAGAAGACCAGAGTGGTTAGACGTCTTAGGAGGATCCCATGTATAGGAGCTTCTCAGCAAGGGagtattagggtttttttttttagggttgtCTGAATATTGAGCAACTTTGGATCACAGGTATTTGGGATTTTCAAGAGGGCTTGAATGGTTGGGAGTCTTAGGTAATCCTCATCTGAGAAGCCCGAGTATTTGAGGGTCACAGGGAGATCATTGTGTTGAGGCCTTTGTTCTTGGGGAATCTCAGGATGTATGGCTATGTGGGATTTTAGGACCTTTTGGAGCCCTGGACCCTTACAGATTTCAAAGGGCTCTAAGTGCCGGGGAtggggtgagggggtgggggtgggtctCAATGGCCTTAGTTTTGGGGGGCCCTGAATGTTTGACATTCAGGGGACCTTGAATATTTAGAGGTCCTGTAGGTGGGAGTCGTAGGCCTCTTGCGCCTGGGGATTTCAAGAGCTTCTGAGGTTTGGGGGAGGGCTCAGGGTGGTGTTTGGGGCCCTGCGCTGGCCGACCCTTGGGTTGACCCCACCAGGGCTGGAGAAACGCTTTGCCCGGAATGAGCAGGCGCTGGGAGAGAAGGCAGCGGAGCTCCGGGCCCTGGAGAGCAGAGCCCTGGGGCTGCTGGAGCAGCTGAGGCAGGAAGCCAGCGCCCACGCCACCTGCTGATCCAGCGCCCCCACCCCCAGAGAGAGGAGCCCCGGCGTCCTGGGACACGGAGCCCCATAAGAAGCACAACTGCATTGCCAACAGCTCCCCTGCATTTTTACCCCCGGCCCCCATCCCCTGCACGCGGCCCCCGGGCCACCGAGCATCCGCAGCTTCCTCCATCCCCCGCTCTCGGCCCCGATGCCACTGCGCTCCGGCCCCGCTCTCCGCTTAAACTTGCAAGAAAGCCACCCAACTAATGTTCCCGAACTTGAATCCCTCCCCATTCCTCCGCTGAGCTCACCAAGTCCCGCCCCCGGAGCCCCCCGGGAGACAGGGCGGGGCGCGCCCTAATGCGCGCTCCCGTCCTCGCGCGGGCTCGCGCATTCCGGGACCCTCGCTGCCGGCGCTGAGGCCGCGCGCGCTCGGGCCGCCGCAAAGTCTGGAGCGGATCAGGCGGACCCCGGGCCGGGCTCAGCAGAGCGTCGGCTTCTAGATCCCTGGGCCCGAGGCCGCAGTCAAGGCTCTGGCCGGCCCGAGTCTTTGAGTGCGTCTTTGTCTAGGACGTCTCCATCCATTTTTGTTTGCTGCACCCATTCCCTTATATGGGAAACGGAGGCAGCTTCGTGCCAGGGCGAA of the Sarcophilus harrisii chromosome 1, mSarHar1.11, whole genome shotgun sequence genome contains:
- the LOC111719420 gene encoding uncharacterized protein LOC111719420, giving the protein MALGLVQTTHDLDVGSTLDQLLGAADALQAQMSENKLKLRGAQEQAAQASDTAAHLGKELQTAKLQFSELQSGIDGLGDEVNGAKSRLQRIHAEARELLKKASRSRNRLEGLEKRFARNEQALGEKAAELRALESRALGLLEQLRQEASAHATC